A window from Myripristis murdjan chromosome 11, fMyrMur1.1, whole genome shotgun sequence encodes these proteins:
- the cart4 gene encoding cocaine- and amphetamine-regulated transcript 4 yields the protein MDGVRAVLYLSVCLSLLPPLCRGQVSSADERSPPGLSAKELAEALQAVLDEADDRVGLTVQKKASVIPRCDVGERCAMKHGPRIGRLCDCLRGTACNTFFLRCY from the exons ATGGACGGCGTGCGAGCCGTGCTCTacctgtccgtctgtctgtccctgcTGCCGCCGCTCTGCCGCGGCCAGGTGAGCTCAGCCGACGAGCGCTCGCCGCCGGGCCTCAGTGCCAAGGAGCTG gctgagGCCCTGCAGGCGGTGCTGGACGAGGCTGATGACAGGGTCGGGCTGACGGTGCAGAAGAAGGCGAGCGTCATCCCGAGG tgtgatgTGGGCGAGCGCTGTGCGATGAAGCACGGTCCTCGTATCGGTCGGCTGTGTGACTGTCTGAGAGGAACGGCCTGCAACACCTTCTTCCTGCGCTGctactga